The nucleotide sequence GCGGCTCTGAGCGAGCCGCTGGCCGTCGCCCTGCACGCCGTCAACCGTGCTGCGCCGGCGCCGGAAGACGTGGTGCTGGTCGCGGGCGCCGGGCCGATCGGCCAGCTCGTCATCCTGGCGCTGCGCCAGCACGGCATCGAGCGGATCTTCCTCTCGGAGCCGGCGGCCGGCCGCCGTGGTCGCGCTCAGGCGCTCGGCGTCGAACGCGCCCTGGACCCCGTGAATGAGAACGTTGGCGCGGCGCTGAAAGAGCTGACGGACGGCCGCGGCGCCGACGTCAGCTTCGAGTGCGTGGGCCTCGCCGCCCCGCTCGACGACTGTTTCGCGGCCACGCGGCGTGGCGGCAGGATTGCGATTGCCGGAGTCTTCCAGCAGCCCTATCCCGTCAACTTCGCGCGCTTCACGCTTGCCGAGCACACGCTGATCGGCTCCCTCGGCTACCGCGAGGAGTTCGCCCAGGCTGCGGCGCTGATCGGCTTCGGCACGCTCGACGTTTCCCCGCTGATCTCGCACCGTATCCCGCTGGCGTGGGTGCCCGAAGCCTTCGCCACGATCGTCGCCGACCGCGGCGCGCATGAGAAGGTGCTGGTGCAACCCTCCCGTCGCTGAACGCGACGAAACGCGGGAGAAACGCGCCGGCAACAGCGCCGAAAAGCGCCGGTCACAGGCCCGAAACGCGATCCCGCCATACTGGCGCGGGGAGGAGGGCCGATGCTGGTGCAGACGCCGCCGCAGGTCGAGCTGCACACGCGCACCGACACCGGCCCCGTGCGCGACGGCAACGAAGACTACTGCGCCGCCCTCGGCCTGGAGTCAGACGCCGCCCGCAGCTTTCTGCTGATCGTTGCGGACGGCCTCGGCGGCCACCGCGCCGGCGAGGTCGCCAGCAAAATGGCGGTCGAGACGCTGATCGACGAGGCGCGGCAGGAAGGGGCGCCGCTGGGCGATCGCTTCTTCAGCCGGGCGCTGCAACAGGCGAACCTGGCGATCTTCAACCACGGCCACGATCACCCCGACTGCTTCAACATGCAGTCCACCATGTCCGCCATCGCCATCCAGTTCGACCGTCTGCTGCTGGCGCACGTGGGAGACTGCCGCGTC is from Dehalococcoidia bacterium and encodes:
- a CDS encoding alcohol dehydrogenase catalytic domain-containing protein, producing the protein MRAAVYKGQGRIELEERPLPLPGEGEVLLRVEFCGICGTDLHEYESGRLFYGPERPAETIFGHEFSARVMALGPGAEGMAPGDLVTVNPAENCQECSFCLAGDEQLCQRSRGALGYAKPGGLAEYTVAAARRCVVLPPGTAPDRAALSEPLAVALHAVNRAAPAPEDVVLVAGAGPIGQLVILALRQHGIERIFLSEPAAGRRGRAQALGVERALDPVNENVGAALKELTDGRGADVSFECVGLAAPLDDCFAATRRGGRIAIAGVFQQPYPVNFARFTLAEHTLIGSLGYREEFAQAAALIGFGTLDVSPLISHRIPLAWVPEAFATIVADRGAHEKVLVQPSRR